The following coding sequences lie in one Alkalilimnicola sp. S0819 genomic window:
- a CDS encoding LutC/YkgG family protein gives MNAKERIMQRLHAALDGNRPDLAQTLAERERLLAGTAPRPQWSEDTEARFLDRLSAAAASHEFVESREALASRAIAFLGDLPVRKLRIAPHELLRGLDWPADWEVKQGVGGETDWPAAITVAEAGVAETGTLVLPSGPETPSSLNFLPDYHLVVLRQGSILPYLEDVWPRLREKALPRMVNLITGPSRTADVEQTIQLGAHGPRSLHVLILRES, from the coding sequence GTGAACGCTAAAGAGCGCATCATGCAGCGACTGCACGCGGCGCTGGACGGAAATCGACCGGATCTGGCGCAGACACTCGCTGAGCGCGAGCGCCTGCTCGCCGGCACCGCCCCGCGCCCCCAGTGGTCGGAAGACACCGAAGCGCGGTTTCTCGACCGACTGAGCGCGGCGGCGGCAAGCCATGAATTCGTGGAGAGCCGGGAGGCGCTCGCCAGTCGCGCCATTGCCTTCCTGGGCGACTTGCCGGTGCGCAAGCTGCGCATCGCCCCCCATGAGCTGCTGCGTGGCCTGGACTGGCCCGCGGATTGGGAGGTGAAACAGGGCGTGGGCGGCGAGACCGACTGGCCGGCGGCGATCACCGTGGCCGAGGCCGGCGTGGCGGAGACCGGCACCCTGGTGCTGCCCTCCGGGCCGGAGACGCCCAGCTCACTGAACTTCCTCCCCGATTACCATCTGGTGGTGCTGCGCCAGGGGAGCATCCTGCCTTATCTGGAGGATGTCTGGCCGCGCCTGCGGGAGAAGGCACTACCGCGCATGGTGAACCTGATCACCGGCCCTTCGCGCACCGCCGACGTGGAGCAGACCATTCAGCTGGGGGCGCATGGCCCGCGCAGCCTGCATGTGCTGATTCTGCGGGAGTCGTAA
- the mazG gene encoding nucleoside triphosphate pyrophosphohydrolase: MSPMDELRQIMRRLRDPRGGCPWDLEQDFHSIAPYTLEEAYEVADAIQRGDMGDLREELGDLLFQVVYHAQMAEEAEHFDFDQVARGIARKLVRRHPHVFGEARETDAASQTRSWEAIKAAERAEKGEAASPSALDGVTLALPGLQRAVKLQRRAARVGFDWDEALPVLDKIREETAEVEAEIRAGAPRELVEEELGDLLFACANLARHMDIDPEAALRRSNAKFERRFRAVEAEFAHRGQDMREVTLAELDKVWEQVKREERSPPP; encoded by the coding sequence ATGAGCCCCATGGACGAATTGCGCCAGATCATGCGCCGCCTGCGCGACCCGCGGGGCGGCTGCCCCTGGGATCTGGAGCAGGATTTTCACAGCATCGCCCCCTACACCCTGGAAGAGGCCTACGAGGTCGCCGACGCCATCCAGCGCGGTGATATGGGCGATCTGCGTGAGGAGCTCGGCGATCTGCTCTTCCAGGTGGTCTATCACGCGCAGATGGCCGAGGAGGCGGAGCACTTCGATTTCGATCAGGTGGCGCGGGGCATCGCCCGGAAGCTGGTGCGCCGTCACCCCCATGTTTTCGGCGAGGCGCGGGAGACCGACGCGGCCAGCCAGACCCGCAGCTGGGAGGCCATCAAGGCCGCCGAGCGGGCGGAAAAGGGCGAGGCGGCCAGCCCCAGCGCCCTGGATGGCGTGACCCTGGCCTTGCCGGGCCTGCAGCGGGCGGTGAAACTGCAGCGGCGCGCCGCGCGGGTGGGTTTCGATTGGGACGAGGCCCTGCCGGTGCTGGACAAGATTCGCGAGGAAACCGCCGAGGTGGAAGCGGAGATCCGCGCCGGCGCCCCGCGGGAACTGGTGGAAGAGGAACTGGGCGATCTGCTGTTTGCCTGCGCTAACCTGGCCCGGCACATGGACATCGACCCGGAAGCGGCCCTGCGCCGCAGCAATGCCAAGTTCGAGCGCCGCTTCCGGGCGGTGGAAGCGGAATTCGCCCATCGCGGCCAGGACATGCGCGAAGTCACCCTGGCCGAACTGGACAAGGTCTGGGAGCAGGTGAAACGGGAAGAGCGTTCACCGCCCCCGTAG
- a CDS encoding alpha/beta fold hydrolase produces the protein MNNRYYLNRDGYRIAWRQFGEGPRTLLCVHGLYRNGHDFDFLAQGLADRYRVITPDIIGRGDSDYAHDIAHYDSACYLRDLQGLMAELGVEEFDFLGTSMGGMIGMSWAGQADTPIRRLVLNDVGTEIPLSVIREIAERSINAPRYFDSREKAEAALMRGFAEWGPMPDECLRHLLHHSLREDAQGWRLNYDPDLIHGYRYPPGDVDLWPLYRSFHGPVLVFHGELSQVLLAETAERMDREPNTRVITVADTGHAPHLMDAAQIGAVREFLLAP, from the coding sequence ATGAATAACCGTTATTACCTCAACCGTGACGGCTACCGCATTGCCTGGCGGCAGTTCGGCGAGGGGCCGCGCACCCTGCTCTGTGTGCACGGCCTGTATCGCAATGGCCATGACTTCGACTTTCTGGCCCAGGGGCTGGCCGACCGCTACCGGGTGATCACCCCGGACATCATCGGGCGGGGGGATTCCGACTACGCCCACGATATCGCCCATTACGACAGCGCCTGTTACTTGCGTGATCTGCAGGGCCTGATGGCGGAGCTGGGAGTGGAGGAGTTCGATTTTCTCGGCACCTCCATGGGCGGGATGATCGGCATGAGCTGGGCGGGGCAGGCCGACACTCCCATACGGCGTCTGGTGCTCAACGACGTGGGCACGGAAATTCCCCTGTCCGTCATTCGTGAAATCGCCGAGCGCTCCATCAACGCACCCCGGTATTTCGACAGCCGCGAGAAGGCGGAGGCGGCGCTGATGCGCGGTTTTGCCGAATGGGGTCCGATGCCGGACGAGTGCCTGCGGCATCTGCTCCACCACAGCCTGCGTGAGGACGCCCAGGGTTGGCGCCTCAACTACGATCCGGACCTGATCCACGGCTATCGCTATCCGCCGGGGGACGTGGACCTGTGGCCCCTGTATCGATCGTTTCATGGCCCGGTGCTGGTATTTCACGGCGAACTCTCCCAGGTGCTGCTGGCCGAGACCGCCGAGCGCATGGACCGGGAGCCCAACACCCGGGTGATCACCGTGGCCGATACCGGCCACGCCCCGCACCTGATGGATGCGGCGCAGATCGGCGCGGTCCGCGAGTTCCTGCTCGCCCCCTGA
- a CDS encoding MaoC/PaaZ C-terminal domain-containing protein: MLQVGQVFETRRTLSQEDFNEFARLSGDDNPIHVDPAFAAKTHFGRTVSHGMLLYSLLGAAIEEHIPGARQLTHSMMFPTGTPAGETVTLRLEVLSVEGEQVRLGVASVRPNGDAGLQGETRVQLAEVQQ, translated from the coding sequence ATGTTGCAAGTCGGCCAGGTATTCGAGACCCGTCGCACCCTGAGTCAGGAGGATTTCAATGAATTCGCCCGGCTCAGTGGCGACGACAACCCCATTCACGTGGATCCGGCCTTTGCGGCGAAAACCCACTTCGGGCGCACCGTCTCACACGGCATGCTGCTCTACAGCCTGTTGGGCGCGGCCATCGAGGAGCACATTCCCGGTGCGCGGCAATTGACCCACAGCATGATGTTTCCCACCGGCACCCCGGCCGGTGAGACCGTCACCCTGCGCCTGGAGGTGCTGTCGGTGGAGGGAGAGCAAGTGCGGCTGGGCGTGGCCTCGGTGCGCCCGAACGGCGATGCGGGCCTGCAGGGTGAGACCCGGGTACAGCTTGCGGAGGTGCAGCAATGA
- a CDS encoding acyl-CoA synthetase: MMMFDWTHKRARLSGDKTAILDPMGNRELSYRQLDERASRLAEVFMRRYGLQPGERVAMLCQHSAEFYEALFACAKAGLILVPMNWRLAVAEQEFVLRDCEPKLLIFDGVYAEAAQALEASLGIPALGFGEGEPDFESALAEASGEPVIMPARQQDEPWYLIYTSGTTGKPKGVVQTLGMALVNYLDIGVPSNLTAEDVSLNLLPQFHVGGINLYTLPTLIVGGTAIILRSFEPELTFKLLAERVTVFFGVPAVYLMLIQHPEFKSTDFSRVRVWASGGAPLPVRIIEDYADYGIRIRQGFGMSETGPTVFLIDSERAIDKAGSVGMPQLFIETRIVDEQERDVATGQAGELLVRGPSVTPGYWNLPEKTAESFTQDGWFRSGDIARCDADGYYYIVDRSKDMYISGGENVYPAEVENVIYEHPAVAETAVIGVPDERWGEVGLAVVVRRTGEALEAEELLRFCKARLAGYKVPKRVEFMDALPRNAGGKVVKPALRERFGG, translated from the coding sequence ATGATGATGTTCGACTGGACTCACAAGCGTGCCCGGCTCAGCGGTGACAAGACCGCTATCCTGGACCCCATGGGCAACCGGGAGCTGAGCTATCGGCAACTCGATGAGCGCGCCAGCCGCCTGGCGGAAGTGTTCATGCGGCGCTACGGCCTGCAGCCCGGCGAGCGGGTGGCGATGCTCTGCCAGCACAGCGCGGAGTTCTACGAAGCGCTGTTCGCCTGTGCCAAGGCGGGGCTGATCCTGGTGCCCATGAACTGGCGTCTGGCCGTGGCCGAGCAGGAGTTCGTGCTCCGGGACTGCGAGCCGAAACTGCTGATCTTCGATGGGGTCTACGCCGAGGCCGCCCAGGCGCTGGAGGCCTCCCTGGGGATACCGGCGCTCGGTTTCGGCGAAGGCGAGCCCGATTTCGAGTCGGCGCTGGCCGAAGCCTCCGGCGAGCCGGTGATCATGCCGGCCCGCCAGCAGGATGAGCCCTGGTATCTGATCTACACCTCGGGGACCACTGGCAAGCCCAAGGGCGTGGTGCAGACCCTGGGGATGGCCCTGGTCAATTATCTGGACATCGGGGTGCCCAGCAACCTTACCGCCGAGGACGTGAGTCTCAACCTGCTGCCCCAGTTCCATGTGGGCGGCATCAACCTCTACACCCTGCCCACCCTGATTGTGGGCGGCACCGCCATCATCCTGCGCAGCTTCGAGCCGGAGCTGACCTTCAAGCTGCTGGCCGAGCGGGTCACGGTGTTCTTCGGTGTGCCCGCGGTGTACCTGATGCTGATACAGCACCCCGAGTTCAAGAGCACCGACTTCAGCCGCGTGCGGGTCTGGGCCTCGGGCGGTGCGCCCCTGCCGGTGCGGATCATCGAGGATTACGCCGATTACGGCATCCGCATACGCCAGGGCTTCGGCATGAGCGAAACCGGTCCCACCGTGTTCCTCATCGATTCCGAACGCGCCATCGACAAGGCCGGCTCGGTGGGCATGCCGCAGTTGTTCATCGAAACCCGCATCGTCGACGAGCAGGAGCGTGACGTGGCCACGGGGCAGGCCGGTGAACTGCTGGTGCGCGGGCCCAGCGTCACCCCCGGCTATTGGAACCTGCCGGAGAAAACCGCCGAGAGCTTTACGCAGGACGGCTGGTTCCGCAGCGGCGACATCGCCCGCTGCGATGCGGACGGTTACTACTACATCGTCGACCGCTCCAAGGACATGTACATCTCTGGCGGCGAGAACGTCTATCCGGCGGAAGTGGAAAACGTCATCTACGAACACCCCGCCGTGGCGGAAACCGCGGTGATCGGCGTGCCCGACGAGCGTTGGGGCGAAGTGGGCCTGGCCGTCGTGGTGCGTCGGACAGGCGAGGCGCTGGAGGCCGAGGAGCTGCTGCGCTTTTGCAAGGCGCGCCTGGCCGGCTACAAGGTCCCCAAGCGGGTGGAATTCATGGACGCCCTGCCGCGCAACGCCGGCGGCAAGGTGGTCAAACCGGCACTGCGCGAGCGCTTCGGCGGCTGA
- a CDS encoding enoyl-CoA hydratase/isomerase family protein: MNHSSHQADTRDLVRFGIRDDVAFVELHRPGKHNALVPELLEDFLTRIGQVRDSDAKVLVLQAAGRSFCTGGDMRGFLDNWARIADYSHGLVGQLNEAVMALREIPQPVITAVQGWVTGGGLGFVLGSDVVLLADNARFAPFYVDVGYSPDGGWGRLLQRVIGPRAAAEIQLRNRVMPAEEAVRRGLANEIVDGDPRATAERLAREISRKVPHSLYSTKRLMDGDRAAWRADLEAERQAFLECVQMPGMRERVAEFVKALEGA; encoded by the coding sequence ATGAACCATTCGTCACATCAAGCGGACACCCGGGATTTGGTGCGCTTCGGAATCAGGGATGACGTGGCCTTCGTGGAGCTCCATCGGCCGGGCAAGCACAACGCCCTGGTGCCGGAGCTGCTGGAGGATTTTCTCACCCGGATCGGGCAGGTCCGTGACAGCGATGCCAAGGTGCTGGTGTTACAGGCGGCGGGCCGCTCCTTCTGTACCGGCGGCGATATGCGCGGCTTCCTGGATAACTGGGCGCGGATCGCCGATTACAGCCACGGCCTGGTGGGCCAACTCAATGAGGCGGTGATGGCGCTGCGGGAGATTCCCCAGCCGGTGATCACGGCGGTACAGGGTTGGGTGACCGGCGGTGGGCTGGGTTTCGTGCTCGGCTCCGATGTGGTGCTGCTGGCCGATAATGCCCGTTTCGCGCCTTTCTACGTCGATGTGGGCTATTCCCCCGACGGCGGTTGGGGGCGTTTGCTGCAGCGGGTGATCGGCCCGCGGGCGGCCGCCGAGATTCAGTTGCGCAACCGGGTGATGCCCGCCGAAGAGGCCGTCCGCCGGGGGCTCGCCAACGAAATTGTCGACGGTGACCCGCGTGCGACCGCCGAGCGCCTGGCGCGGGAGATCAGCCGCAAGGTGCCCCATAGCCTCTACAGCACCAAACGCTTGATGGACGGCGACCGAGCCGCCTGGCGGGCCGATCTGGAGGCCGAGCGCCAGGCGTTCCTGGAATGCGTGCAGATGCCCGGTATGCGGGAGCGGGTGGCGGAATTCGTTAAAGCCCTGGAAGGAGCCTGA